One window from the genome of Alphaproteobacteria bacterium encodes:
- a CDS encoding protein-(glutamine-N5) methyltransferase, release factor-specific, with protein LTNRNHFHHTSWGENLHGRYDSIVSNPPYICEADMAGLEPEVTQYEPHSALVGGVDGLDAYRAQMPDIKRLLAPQGIAVLEFGQGQAKDVVAIATAYGLQAQEICNDLASIERCVVLSHMQTGNDNE; from the coding sequence GGCTTACCAACCGCAACCATTTTCATCACACCAGCTGGGGCGAGAATTTGCATGGACGCTATGATAGTATTGTCAGCAATCCCCCCTATATTTGCGAAGCTGATATGGCAGGGCTGGAGCCGGAAGTAACCCAATATGAACCACACAGCGCGTTGGTTGGGGGCGTAGATGGTTTGGATGCGTATCGTGCTCAGATGCCCGATATTAAACGGCTGCTTGCCCCGCAGGGAATTGCTGTATTAGAATTTGGACAAGGACAAGCGAAAGATGTTGTGGCAATTGCAACAGCATACGGCTTGCAAGCCCAAGAAATTTGTAACGATCTAGCCAGTATCGAACGTTGCGTTGTATTATCCCATATGCAGACAGGCAATGATAATGAGTGA